A segment of the Bradyrhizobium sp. CCBAU 53340 genome:
TCCGGGCCAAAGTGCTACAAGACCGTTAAGCCTCGATTAACCCTGTTTTTGCCGCCAAACCTTGGATTTGGCGAGTCTTTTAGCGGTTGCGGCCGCAGCCGTCCGCATGATTCTTTCATCACACGCTCTTCTGGAACCGGCCGGACAGCTCGCCAAAACCCTCGATCAGGGCCTCGGTGCCGTCGACTTCGCCTATCCGAGCCTTGACGTCACGCAGCCACGCCAAATTCGCCTCGCTGGAGTCCTCCCCCAAGGCCAGCTCGGCGTCTTTCAGCTCTCTAAGTAGTGAATGCCACTGCCGATGCAAGGCAACGAGCTGGTGCCAGGTGGCAAGAACGTCGTCCCGCGCCGCGCCCTCGCGGGCGCCCCACACCGCCGCGGTGGTGATTCCGCCCTCAACCCGTTGAAGGACTTGAGAAAATCCGCCCCTTTCGAGATCGCTGCGCATCTTCTCGGCCTGCTCCTCCGGGTCCGGGGAGTGGTGATGGTCGTTGGCGAAGGCGGCGATGATGGCGGCCCGGAGCTTGTGGGCCTCGGGATGGGCGAGCTCGAGGGCCGCCACCTCCTCGAGGTGATCATGCAGCAGCCAGGGGTGGTTGATCAGGCATTGCAGGATCAGGGCCTCCCGGCGGGAGATGGCGCTGCGCTGTCCGCGCATGATCGGGCTCGCCGCAAGTTGCGGGCTCGCCGCCTGGTAGGGGCCTGATGGCAGCAGGGTGGGACCGGGCGGACCGCCGCGGCGATTCTGGCCACCGAATCGATTCGCCTGTCCCCCGCCGCGGGGCTGAAACGAGCGGCCGCCGGCCCCTTGCCGGAAATTGCCCCTGCCCGCAAAGCCGCCGCGCCCGCCGTCGGGCGAGAAGGTGCGCTGCAGCCGCTCGACGAAATCGTCGCGGTAGTAGCGTCGTACCACCTCGTCGCGGATGCCGTTGGACAATTCCTTGATGCGCGCCTCCAGCGCGGCGCGGCGTTCGGGCGTGGCGAAGTTGCCGCCTTCGAGCTCACGCGACCAGAGCATGTCGGCGAGCGGCCGGGCCGCCGCGATCACCTCCTCGATCGCGCCGCGGCCACTGGTGCGCACGAGATCGTCGGGGTCCTGCCCCTCCGGCAGCAGCGCGAAGCGAAGACTCTTGCCGGGCGCGAGGAATGGCAAGGCAAGGTCGGCAGCACGATAAGCCGCCTTCTGTCCGGCCCTGTCGCCGTCGAAGCAGAGGATCGGCTCGTCCGCCATCTTCCAGAGCAGCGCGAGCTGGTTTTCGGTCAGCGCTGTGCCGAGCGGCGCGACAGCACCGGGAAAACCCGCGGTGACCATGGCGATGACGTCGACATAGCCTTCGACCACGATCAGCGATGCGCCGTCATGCGTGGCTTTGCGCGCGGTCTGGTGATTGTAGAGATTGTCGCCCTTGTGGAAGAGCGGCGTCTCCGGCGAGTTCAGGTACTTTGCCGGAACGTCCTTCTCCAACGCGCGCCCGCCGAAGGCGATGACGCGGCCGCGCAGATCCGTGATCGGAAACATCACGCGATCGCGGAAGCGATCGTAAGGAACGGGGATGTCGTTGCCGGCAACCAGAAGTCCGGTCTCGATCATGTCCTCGACGGAGACACCGAGCTTGCCGAGATGCTCCTTCAGCGCAAAGCGCTCGGGCGGCGGCGGCGCATAGCCGAGGCGGAACTGCACTTGCGTCGCCGGCGAGATGGCGCGGTCAGCAAGATAGCCGCGCGCTTTCGCACCGACACGCGAGGCCAGCGTCTCCGCAAAGAACTTTGCCGCGAGCTCCATGACGTCATGCAGCGTGCGGCGGCGCTGCTCGTGCCGGGCCGCATCCGGTGTCACCGCCGGCAGCGGCAGCCCGGCCATGCCGGCGAGCCGCTCGACGGCTTCCGCGAACGGCACGCCGTCGGTCTCCATCACGAAGCTGATGATGTCGCCGTGCTTGCCGGAGGAGAAGTCGTGGTAAAAGCCCTTCTGGTCGTTGACGTAGAAGGACGGCGTCTTCTCCTGCTGGAACGGCGACAGCCCCTTCCACTCCCGCCCGGCCTTCTTCAGCTTGACGCGCTTGCCCACGACTTCGGAGACCGAAAGCCGGGCACGCAGCTCGTCAAGGAATTGGGGCGTTAAGCGCATAGCCATTGTGTAGCGCGAACCGGGGTGAGTCGGGCGGAAGATCAGGGATATAGGTGCGGGGTCGCCAAAAGTCAGGTTTAGGCGGGTTATCCTGACTATTCGACCTATGCACAGGGCTTGGTCCCGTCACCCCCGCGCGATAGCGAAGCCATTGTCGCTGTGGCGGCCGCTCCTTCAGCGGCCCTCGAAGGGCGACGGCCCGCCTCTTTCTGCGAGGCTGCATCCGGGCCGATTCATCCTTCGAGGCTCACCGCGCTTTGCGCGGCGAGCGCCTCAGGATGACGGGATGGGCAGGCGAGCCCCCTTGAACCCCGCCCGGTTCCACGCTTCCATGGGCCATGTTCAGGACCTTTCGGGGTGGCCAGAGCGGGGGCTGGCGCGTGACCTCGATGTCGCCTGTGACGGGCGAGCCCCTGCCCTTCATGCCGGCGCTGTCGGTCAACGACAGCGATGCCGTTGCGCTGCCGCTGGTGCCCTCGCGCAATGCCTGGCGGCTGGTCGGCGTGCCGAGCAGCTTGCGCTACACGGAACGGGCCGAGAAGCAGCAGCTCGAGAGCGTGCAGGCCGGCCTCGGCCGGCTGGAGGCAACCAGCGCGGCGCTGATCCCGATCCGCAAATCGCAGGCCTGGTGGGATCTGACGCAGGAAGAGCGGCGCAAGATCTTTGAAGACAAATCGCACCACATCGCCAGCAGTCTTCGCTTCCTGCCCGCGATCGCCCGCCAGCTCTATCACAGCCGCGACCTCGGCGAGCCGTTCGATTTCCTGACCTGGTTCGAGTTCGCGCCGGCCCACGCCTCGCTGTTCGAGGAGCTGGTCGGCATGCTCAGGCAGACCGAGGAGTGGAGCTATGTCGAGCGCGAGGTCGACGTGCGCGTGGTGAAGGAAGTGCTGTCGGCTTAGTGGTCGAGAAAGCGGCCGGACTCGATATGAGGCAGGCCCGTCACCGGCCAGTTGTAGATATAAGTCCATGCCGGTGCCGTCGTGCCATCCGCCCCGGTCACCTCGACCAGTTGCCGCAGATATTCGGTCGGCTCCGGAAAGCCCTCGCCGCAGGCTTCGTACATGTCGAGCTCGCGCAACAGCTCGTCGCCGGCGCGCAAGGCGAAGAGCTCGCCATGCACGACGTCCGATGATGCGTCGGACAGCAGCAATCCCGGATAATGCTTCACCAGCACGAGCCGGCCGCGGCACGTTGCTTCACCGAGGAAATCTGCATGCTGCGCCAACAGCCGCGCCATCGGATGGTCGAAGCCGCGCATCAGTGTGCCGTAGACGAAGAGACGATCGGAGGTCATGGGGGCTCTATAAACTCTCCGCGCCGTCATTGCGAGGAGCCCGCGACAAAACTGCGAAGCAGTTTTGCGCTGGTGCGACGAAGCAATCCAGACTATCGCCGCGGAAAGATCCTGGATTGCTTCGCTTCGCTCGCAATGACGAAGGAAGCACCATCTACACGACCTCCGCTTCCAGCTCCTCGCCGCGCTCCACGCCCGAGACCACCCTGACGCTGACGTCCATGACGTCGAACGCGTCCTGGGTGCCGATATAGATGCCGTGCAGCGGGATCGCCTGGCGCGGGTCGCGCGCGACCGCAACGCGGATGAGATCGCGGGTGCCGAGGATGCCGTTGGTCGGATCGAACTCGATCCAGCCCGCGCTCGGCAAGTACACCTGCACCCAGGCATGGGTCGAGCCGCCGCCGACATGGTGCTGCACGATGTCTTCAGGGACGAAGATGTAGCCGGAGACGAAGCGCGCGGCGATGCCGAGACGGCGCAGCGCCTCGATCATGAACAACGCGTAGTCGCGGCAGGTGCCCGTGCCCAATCGCAACGTATCGCAGGGACTCTGCGTGCCCGGCGCGTGACGCCTTTGGTATTTGAACTGCTTGCGAATCGTATGCGTGATGCGGCTGAGGATATCGAAGGTGGGCGACAACGCATTCTCGTCGAGAAAGCCGCGTGCCCATGCCGCCATCCTGCCGTCCGGATCGGAGTATTGCGGCGTGATGTACTGGACGAGATCGGGCAGCTCGGCATCATCGTAGACGAAGGGATAGAAATAGGCGGGATCGTCAGGCGTCAGCGCGAAGTCTTCCACCGGGTTGTGCTCGACCGTGACGTGCCAGTCGAACATCAGGCGATCGGCGCGCGCGTCGAAATCGACGACCGCGACCGAGTTGGCAAACACGTCGTGGATCCAGCGCAGCGACCTCGGCTCCGGCGAGATCTCGAGCCTGGACTCGAGCACGCGCAGATCATGGCCGTCGCTCGGACGCAGCATGAATCTGTGCTCACCGAACGCCACGGGCCTGATGTAGCGATATTCGGTCTTGTGATGAATCGTCAGCAGCGGCATCGTCGGGAGATCATGGTGATTTTGGGCAGACCTGATATTAACGATTGTTTGCCCAATGTCCGGGGCGACCGCTTTTTGCATAGGCAATCAGGATGGCTTTAGACACAGCCGAGGCGACGGATCAACTCCTTGGCGAGGGCGATATTCCACCGGTGCATGAGGTCAATGCGGAAGGGACATCGCCCTTCCTGCTGACATCGGACCATTACGGCCGCATCCTGCCGCGCGCGCTCGGCGATCTCGGCGTATCGGAAAGCGAGCTGGTCAGGCATATCGCCTGGGACATCGGCATCGCCGGTGTTGCCGAGCGGATGGCGCAGATGCTGGACGCCCACCTTGTCGCACAACGCTATTCGCGGCTCGTGATCGACTGTAACCGCTCGCCTGATGTCGCGAGCTCGATTCCCGTGATCTCGGAGGCGACCACGATCCCGCGCAACGAGGGCATTTCGGAACGCGAGCGTGCGGCACGGCGGCGCGAGATCTTCGAGCCCTATCATCGCCGCATCGACACCGTGATCGATCGCCGCCTGCACGACAAGCGGCCGACGGTGCTGGTGTCGCTGCACAGCTTCACGCCCGTCTATGCCGGCGTCGCGCGGCCCTGGCACATCGGCGCGCTCTACAATCGCGACAAGGTCCTGCCGCAGCTGCTGCTGAGACATTTGCGCGCCGAGGGCGATCTCGTGGTCGGCGACAATGAGCCCTATGCGGTGAGCGATCTCAGCGACTACACCATCCCCGTCCACGGCGAGGCGCGCGGCCTCGTCAACACCGGCATCGAGATCCGCCAGGATCTGATCGCGGATCAATCCGGCCAGCAGCAATGGGCGGAGCGGCTGGCAAGGATCTTTGGAGAGATCGAGGCGGAGTTGAAGCCGGCGCTGCTGCCCGGCTAGCCGCCCCGCGTCGCCACGAACAGCGCGAGCGCGGCGAAGATCGCGGCGATGCCCCACAGCACATAGGCGATACGGCCGTCGCCGCGGGCATCGAGCGTGGCCTCGGCAGGGTTATCGGGATTGACGTGAACCTCCACGGCCGCACCGTCCTGATAGCGCGACATCAGCTTCTCCAGCATCTTGCTCGAGGCCTGCGGCGTTTCGGCCGCAACCCGCGCGCATTCATTGGTGTAGCGGACGTTCTGATAGCTGTAGGTGTAGGTCACGTGCTTGCCGAACATCTCGGCGCCACGCACCTCGCCCGGCTCGCTCGCCTTGTGATATTCCTCGATTCCCGACAGCCTGATCGTGCCCGGCACGACCGGCCAGCGCGTCGCCGCGGCCGCCTGCCGCTGCGCGGCCCACGCCATCAGCGCGATGACGAACCCGAACGCGCCGAAGCCCACGACCATGCCTGCAAGATCCGGCCGGCCGATGTGATGGGTGAGCCAGGCGTAGCTCTGGTTGAGACCGAATGCCGAGCCGAAGACGATCGCGACCACGATGGCCGAGCCGATGCCGAGACAGCCCCACAAGCCCTTCGGCAGGTCGCGCTCCAGCACGGCCTTTTCAGGATGGCGCGGATTGTAATAGACCGTGACGATGCTGCCGGCCGGGTATTTCGCCAGCTTCTCGGCCACCTGGAAATTGCCGAGGTCTTCGCCGATCGAGATGCGGTTGCATCTCAGCTTGCGACCGCCGACGGAATATTCGTAGGTGACGTTCGCAAAATTGCGGGTTTCCGTGCGGTAGCCGTCCTCGTGCTCGTCGTCGGGCACCCTCTCCTCGCGCACCTCGGCGACCGATGTGACGACCTTGCCCGATACCTGCGGCCAGCTCCGCGCTTCGCGCGCCTGCCAGGTCTTCACGATGGCTGCAATCAGGATCAGCGCGAGCGGCGCAAGCAGCATTGCGTAAACGAGCGGGGGCAGATTGGGCACGGGCAAAATCCTTGGTCAGCGGCAATGCTTCCTTGGACGCACCACCGCGGACGAAGGTTCAACCGGGCCAAAGCGCGATGAGCCTTATCGCGCTTTGGGTTTTTGTTTGGGCATGATCTTTTCGGAAAACCGCTGTGCGCTTATGCGAATCATGCCGCAGCTCATTTCGCCCGGGTCAGCGCCAGCCAGATCCCGCCGCCGATCATGAAGCCGCCGGAGATGCGCGACATCAGACGGGTGCGCCGTGCCGAGAAGAACTTTCGGGCGCGGCCGGCGGCGACAGCATAGAGCGCGTCCGTCATCACGGCGGTGACCATGAAGGTGACGCCCAGCAGCGCGACCTGCGGAAAGTGCGGCTGGTTCATATCCATGAACTGCGGAATGAAAGCGCCGAAGAACACCAGCACCTTCGGATTCGACAGCAGCACCAGGAAACCTTGCAGGAAGAATCCGCCGCGCGGCGGGGCCGGCGGCTCGTCAAGCTTGACGCCTTCGATCGGTGCCCGGATCAGCTTGATGCCGAGCCAGACCAGGTAAGCCGCGCCGGCAAAGCGGACCCAGTCGAACCAGTAGCCCATGGTCGACATCAGCGACGTGAGGCCGACCGCGACGATGCCGATCACGATGGCAAGGCCCGCTTGCGCGCCGGCGACATTGGTCAGCGCCGCGCGGGTGCCGTGGCGCAGGCCGTTGGCGATGACGAGGGTGACAATCGGCCCCGGCAGCAGTGCGAGCGCAATGCAGGCGGCGACGAAGGCGAGATAGGCTTGCGTTGACATCATGTGGGAACTCGCGCTGAAAGCGTTTGCGGATATTAATGCACGGCACTTAGTTTCCGTCCAGCGCTGCGACCACCCATGCCTGCATCTGCGGGGTCTCGAGGAACACGAGCGCCGCTTGCTGCATCGCGCTGGTCTCGCCGCGCCCTTGTACTGCCGCGACAAAGAGGTCGCAGCGCTGTGAGAGAGCGATACCGGTCGCGGCGTGGCGCGCACCATCGGGCATATCGAGATCATAGCCTCGCGCGCGACCGCGCATCTCACCGACATGTACGACCTCGCCCGGCGCAGTTGCGGCAAAGCGCGGCGAGATCAGGTCGAGATCGGCGACACGATCGACCTCGTCGTCATCGGCGACGCCGCTGTCGCAATTGCAGAAGCCGCGCTTGGCGCGGACATACAGCTCGGCGCCGTCGCAGGCGCCGCCCTCGCAGCGAAAGGCGCGGCCCGCGGGCCAGCCGTCGCGCGGGAACGGCCACACGATCTCGCGCCAATGCGCTGATGATGCGTCTGGCAGCGGCGCGAGCCGATATGCGCCGACGCCGGAGGCGCCGAGCGCGACCACAGCCACCGCCATCGCCAGCGCGCGCCGCATCGTCAATTCTTCGGCAGGCCGGCGACGGCGCGCGCGGGCCCTGTCAGCTCGAGAACATGCAGGCCGGTGTTGGCACGATCGACGATGTAGATGTAGCCGCGGTCATCGGTCTCGACATTGTTGGTCTGGATCGCGACCTTGCAGCGCTCGCCGCCCTCGACCGGAATGCAGCGCTTGTCGGTCGCTTGCGTGATCGACGGAATGAAGTAGCCGACCTCCTTCGGATGATAGGGATCGCGGATGTCGAGCGCACGGACCCCGGCATTGAAGAAGGCGATGAAGGCCATCTTCTTGTAATAGACCGGCGCCATGCTCTCGTTCGAGGAATGCGAGCCGAACCGGCCGCCGCGCTGGCAGAACTGTCCGCTCGCCTCCGGCACGGTGTAGCTCGAGATCATCATCGGCCGGGTCTCGGTGGTGACGTCGGCGAACCAGACCATCTGCCTGGCCTCGCCGCATTCGTTCAGGATCGCCTCGTCGACGATCATGACAATGTCCCGCGTCTTGCCGTCCTTGTCCTCGGCGAACTCGGCGACGGGCATGTCGAGCATCGGAAACGTGGTGTGCGCGCCGTTGAACGCCGACATCGGCAGCCGCGAGATTTCGGGATAGCGCAGATTGTCCGGCGTCGGCTCCTTCGGTCCGTTCAGGAGCTTCTCGCGATCGACGATCTGCAAGATGCCGCCCTTGTTGGTGCCGTAGCCGAAATAGACGCGGTTGCCGTTTGGCCCGGTCGAGATCGGGCCATGCAATTCAGTCGGCACCGCACCGGTCGATCCGGGCTCCTGGCCGGGCAGGCCGAAATCGCGGATCTTTTGCGGATGCGCGGGATCAGAGAGATCATAGATTTGCGTCATGCGCCGCGTGCGCCAGTCCGGCGCGCCCGAAACGAGATAGGCGATGCCGGTTTCGCATTCCCACCAGCTCTTGTGCGTGTCCTTCAAGCCGCCGATGCGCGTGATCAGCACGGGATTGGCGGGATCGGCGACGTTCCAGACCTCATGCGCCTCGCTGCCGAAGGTGCGCAGCATGTAAACCGCATCGGGATCGGCCTTGGGCAGGGATTTGCCATCGCAGACCCGCACCATCTGCGCGCCGCCGGATTCGTACTTGCCTTCCTGCCCCGGCAGATGCCTGAGATATTTGGGGTGCGCGGGATCGGTGACATCGACGATCGAGGTCCCGTTCGGCTCCGCCTTGCCGGTCATCGGATTAACGGCAGCCGGCACGTCGTCGGTGCCACCGTGATGACCGATATAGGCGATCCAGCGGTCGCCCTGATGATGGATGGTGGGCTGATAGGCGCTGCGCGCCTGAAGATCGTTGCTGCCGACCAGCTTCATGTTGGACGACTCGGGCGGCGCCCCAATGGTCTGCTTCTGGGCATGAACGAAAGCGCTGCCGGCGAAAAGGACGAGGGCGGCAGCAGTCGAGACGCAACGGAACATCAAAGTCCTCCCGGAACCAATCTGCGTTGGCTGAGCTTCAAGGCTAACACAGCCATTTGCACGCGCCAAAGACACCATCTTAACATGCAACCATTTGGTTGCCTATTATCGCTGCCATGAATGAGGTCTTCAAAGCGCTCGCCGATGCGTCACGACGGTCGCTGCTGGACAGGCTTCACGCCAGGAACGGCCAGACGCTGGGCGAGCTCTGCGAAGGCCTCGCGATGACGCGCCAGGCGGTGACCAAGCACCTTGCCATTCTCGAAGAGGCCAATCTGGTCACGACCATCAGGCATGGTCGCGAGAAGCTGCACTATCTCAACCCGGTGCCGATCCATCAGATCGGCGAACGCTGGATCAGGAAGTTCGAGCGCGGCAAGCTCGCCGCGCTCAGCGAGTTGAAACGCCAGTTGGAGAAGCGCGATGAGTAAGCCGCAATTCGTCTATGTCACCTATATCGAGACCACGCCGGAAAAGCTGTGGCAGGCGCTGACATCGAGCGAGTTCACCAGGCAATACTGGTTCGGTGCCGAGGTCCGCTCCGACTGGACGGTCGGCTCGCCCTTCGCGCTTTCGCTGGACGGCGAGGTCACCGATTCAGGCGAAATCCTGGAGGCCGATCCGCCGCGGCGGCTGTCCTACAGCTTCAAGCACCACAAATATGAGGAGCTGCGCGGCGAGCCGATCTCGCGCGTTCTCTTCACCATCGAACCTTTCGGACCGGTCGTGCGTTTGACCGTGCTGCACGACGGCTTCATCGAGGGCGGCAAATATCTCGGCGCCGTCTCCAACGGCTGGCCAGCGATCCTGTCGCAGCTCAAGAGCCTCTTGGAGACCGGCAAGCTGCTCAACATCACGCGCGCGGCGCTCAACAAGGGGTTCGACGCAAAATGAAGCTCGACCAGTTCAAGCCGCTCACCGTCTACACCATCTACATCGCCTCCACGCCGGAGAAGGTATGGGAGGCGCTGACCTCCGCCGAGTTCAGCAAGCAATATTTCTTCGGCAACGCGGTGGAGGTCGAACCAAAGCTCGGCGGCGCCTTCATCGTGCGCACGCCTGACGGCGCCGTGCATATCAGCGGCGAGGTGCTCGCCTACGATCCGCCACACAGGCTTGCGGTGACGTTCAACGTCAACTGGCCCGAGCTGATCGAGAAGCTGGGGCCGACCCTCGTCACCTACGACATCGAGCAGGTCGGAGGTGCCGTCCGGCTCACCATGAGCGAGGGCCACGATCGCCCGCTGAGCGACGATATCCTCTCCGGCGGCCGCTCGGGCTGGCCGGCGATCCTCTCCAGCCTCAAGAGCGTGCTCGAGACCGGCAAGCCGCTGGTGGTGAAAATGGGGCCGCCGCAGCGGATGCTGGATGCGCTGAAGGCGATGGGGATCAAGACGCCGTAGCAGGTGTCGTCCCGGGGCGCGCGAAGCGCGAGCCCGGGACCCACCACAGGAAGGAGCATCGTAGGGTGGGCAAAGCGAAGCGTGCCCACGAACTCATGCTATTTTGAGAGGTGGTGGGCACGGCGCAAGGGCGCCTTTGCCCACCCTACGGCACTGCCCCCTGCGGTAATGGGTCCCGCCAGAACGACTACGGCACCGGCACCACCAGCCGCCGATAAAGGTGCCACGTGGCATGTCCGAGCACGGGCAGCGTCACCACCAGGCCGAGGAAGTACGGCAGCGCCGACACGATCAGCAGCATCACGATGACCGCCGCCCAGCCGATCATCGGCAGCGGGCTCGTCACCACCGCGCGCACGCTCGTCACCATGGCAGTGACGAAATCGACCTCGCGGTCGAGCAGCAGTGGAAACGACACCACCGTCAGCGAAAACAGGATCAGTGACAACACGGCGCCGACCGCGTTGCCGATGGCGAGGAACAGCAGACCCTCATTGGTCGTCAGCACCACCGTCATGAATTCCTGAAGGCTCGAGAACGAGGCGTGCAGGCCAAGCAAGAGCGCGATCAGGAGCCGCACCTGGTACATCCAGATCACGAACACGAACAGCGTGACGAAGGCCATCCAGCCGATCTCGCTGCGCGAACGTATCGCCGACCAGATCGCGCCAAAGGACACCGGCTCGCCGCGCTCGCGGCGGCGGCTCACCTCATAGAGACCGATGGCAACGAATGGCCCGATCAGCGCGAAGCCCGCGGCGAGCGGATAGACGAGATAGACCATGCCGAAGGCGGTGAGACAGAGGATGATGGTGATGCCGCCGGCGGCGTAGAGCGCGCCGAAGCAAAGCCCGTAGAGCGGCAGTGCCTGGAAGTCGCGCAGGCCCTCAACCACCGCCTCGGCGATATCGGGCGCCGCGACGGGACGCACCACAGGATCGACCTTGCCCGAGATGGACATCAGCTTCCTCCCACTTTCAGCGCGATCTTTCGTCGCACGCAGTTTCAGATATTAGCGCCACTGCGCGCGTGCGCAACTCATGCCGGGCAACGGGGAAGATTGTACCGGCGCCCCCGATGCACGCGTGGCGGAATCTTCACCTTCAGTGCGGTTTTCGCTCCGATAGCTATGGACTGGACAGACGAACGTGCCGCAAAATTGTACCTTCCAGCGACGCGCGCGAACAGCGGACCTGCCCCACCGATGAGCCTGCGTACCCGGTTACTGATCCTCGTCATCGCGGCCATGCTGGTGCCGGCGAGCCTCGTCGGCTTGCGTTTCGTGCAGAATCGCACCTCCGAGATCGATGCAGCCTTGGCCAATCTGGCCGCATCGGCAGACGACATCGCCAGCGATCTGGACGAGAAGATTCAGGGCACCGCGCAGCTTGATTACGGCCTCGCCCGAGCCCGCGACCTCGACACGCGCGACAAGGCGGCTTGCTCGGCATTTCTATCCGATGTCCGCGAAGAATATCCGCAGTTCACGGGAATCCTGACCATCGATCCCGACGGCAGCCTGTTCTGCGACTCGCTCCGGACCAACCGCACGCTCGATCTGAATGATCGTGCCTATTTCAACCAGGCAAAGGTCTCGCAGGGCGCCGTCGCGATTGAGCCGGTGTTCGGTCGCCTGACCGGAACGTCGGTGCTCCAGATCGCCTACCCGGTGCGATCGGACGCCGGCGCGC
Coding sequences within it:
- the dnaG gene encoding DNA primase: MRLTPQFLDELRARLSVSEVVGKRVKLKKAGREWKGLSPFQQEKTPSFYVNDQKGFYHDFSSGKHGDIISFVMETDGVPFAEAVERLAGMAGLPLPAVTPDAARHEQRRRTLHDVMELAAKFFAETLASRVGAKARGYLADRAISPATQVQFRLGYAPPPPERFALKEHLGKLGVSVEDMIETGLLVAGNDIPVPYDRFRDRVMFPITDLRGRVIAFGGRALEKDVPAKYLNSPETPLFHKGDNLYNHQTARKATHDGASLIVVEGYVDVIAMVTAGFPGAVAPLGTALTENQLALLWKMADEPILCFDGDRAGQKAAYRAADLALPFLAPGKSLRFALLPEGQDPDDLVRTSGRGAIEEVIAAARPLADMLWSRELEGGNFATPERRAALEARIKELSNGIRDEVVRRYYRDDFVERLQRTFSPDGGRGGFAGRGNFRQGAGGRSFQPRGGGQANRFGGQNRRGGPPGPTLLPSGPYQAASPQLAASPIMRGQRSAISRREALILQCLINHPWLLHDHLEEVAALELAHPEAHKLRAAIIAAFANDHHHSPDPEEQAEKMRSDLERGGFSQVLQRVEGGITTAAVWGAREGAARDDVLATWHQLVALHRQWHSLLRELKDAELALGEDSSEANLAWLRDVKARIGEVDGTEALIEGFGELSGRFQKSV
- a CDS encoding chlorite dismutase family protein — translated: MFRTFRGGQSGGWRVTSMSPVTGEPLPFMPALSVNDSDAVALPLVPSRNAWRLVGVPSSLRYTERAEKQQLESVQAGLGRLEATSAALIPIRKSQAWWDLTQEERRKIFEDKSHHIASSLRFLPAIARQLYHSRDLGEPFDFLTWFEFAPAHASLFEELVGMLRQTEEWSYVEREVDVRVVKEVLSA
- a CDS encoding gamma-glutamylcyclotransferase codes for the protein MTSDRLFVYGTLMRGFDHPMARLLAQHADFLGEATCRGRLVLVKHYPGLLLSDASSDVVHGELFALRAGDELLRELDMYEACGEGFPEPTEYLRQLVEVTGADGTTAPAWTYIYNWPVTGLPHIESGRFLDH
- a CDS encoding transglutaminase family protein: MPLLTIHHKTEYRYIRPVAFGEHRFMLRPSDGHDLRVLESRLEISPEPRSLRWIHDVFANSVAVVDFDARADRLMFDWHVTVEHNPVEDFALTPDDPAYFYPFVYDDAELPDLVQYITPQYSDPDGRMAAWARGFLDENALSPTFDILSRITHTIRKQFKYQRRHAPGTQSPCDTLRLGTGTCRDYALFMIEALRRLGIAARFVSGYIFVPEDIVQHHVGGGSTHAWVQVYLPSAGWIEFDPTNGILGTRDLIRVAVARDPRQAIPLHGIYIGTQDAFDVMDVSVRVVSGVERGEELEAEVV
- a CDS encoding N-formylglutamate amidohydrolase, which gives rise to MALDTAEATDQLLGEGDIPPVHEVNAEGTSPFLLTSDHYGRILPRALGDLGVSESELVRHIAWDIGIAGVAERMAQMLDAHLVAQRYSRLVIDCNRSPDVASSIPVISEATTIPRNEGISERERAARRREIFEPYHRRIDTVIDRRLHDKRPTVLVSLHSFTPVYAGVARPWHIGALYNRDKVLPQLLLRHLRAEGDLVVGDNEPYAVSDLSDYTIPVHGEARGLVNTGIEIRQDLIADQSGQQQWAERLARIFGEIEAELKPALLPG
- a CDS encoding DUF3592 domain-containing protein, with translation MPNLPPLVYAMLLAPLALILIAAIVKTWQAREARSWPQVSGKVVTSVAEVREERVPDDEHEDGYRTETRNFANVTYEYSVGGRKLRCNRISIGEDLGNFQVAEKLAKYPAGSIVTVYYNPRHPEKAVLERDLPKGLWGCLGIGSAIVVAIVFGSAFGLNQSYAWLTHHIGRPDLAGMVVGFGAFGFVIALMAWAAQRQAAAATRWPVVPGTIRLSGIEEYHKASEPGEVRGAEMFGKHVTYTYSYQNVRYTNECARVAAETPQASSKMLEKLMSRYQDGAAVEVHVNPDNPAEATLDARGDGRIAYVLWGIAAIFAALALFVATRGG
- a CDS encoding LysE family translocator, with the protein product MMSTQAYLAFVAACIALALLPGPIVTLVIANGLRHGTRAALTNVAGAQAGLAIVIGIVAVGLTSLMSTMGYWFDWVRFAGAAYLVWLGIKLIRAPIEGVKLDEPPAPPRGGFFLQGFLVLLSNPKVLVFFGAFIPQFMDMNQPHFPQVALLGVTFMVTAVMTDALYAVAAGRARKFFSARRTRLMSRISGGFMIGGGIWLALTRAK
- a CDS encoding LVIVD repeat-containing protein; amino-acid sequence: MFRCVSTAAALVLFAGSAFVHAQKQTIGAPPESSNMKLVGSNDLQARSAYQPTIHHQGDRWIAYIGHHGGTDDVPAAVNPMTGKAEPNGTSIVDVTDPAHPKYLRHLPGQEGKYESGGAQMVRVCDGKSLPKADPDAVYMLRTFGSEAHEVWNVADPANPVLITRIGGLKDTHKSWWECETGIAYLVSGAPDWRTRRMTQIYDLSDPAHPQKIRDFGLPGQEPGSTGAVPTELHGPISTGPNGNRVYFGYGTNKGGILQIVDREKLLNGPKEPTPDNLRYPEISRLPMSAFNGAHTTFPMLDMPVAEFAEDKDGKTRDIVMIVDEAILNECGEARQMVWFADVTTETRPMMISSYTVPEASGQFCQRGGRFGSHSSNESMAPVYYKKMAFIAFFNAGVRALDIRDPYHPKEVGYFIPSITQATDKRCIPVEGGERCKVAIQTNNVETDDRGYIYIVDRANTGLHVLELTGPARAVAGLPKN
- a CDS encoding helix-turn-helix transcriptional regulator — translated: MNEVFKALADASRRSLLDRLHARNGQTLGELCEGLAMTRQAVTKHLAILEEANLVTTIRHGREKLHYLNPVPIHQIGERWIRKFERGKLAALSELKRQLEKRDE
- a CDS encoding SRPBCC family protein, with the protein product MSKPQFVYVTYIETTPEKLWQALTSSEFTRQYWFGAEVRSDWTVGSPFALSLDGEVTDSGEILEADPPRRLSYSFKHHKYEELRGEPISRVLFTIEPFGPVVRLTVLHDGFIEGGKYLGAVSNGWPAILSQLKSLLETGKLLNITRAALNKGFDAK
- a CDS encoding SRPBCC family protein; the protein is MKLDQFKPLTVYTIYIASTPEKVWEALTSAEFSKQYFFGNAVEVEPKLGGAFIVRTPDGAVHISGEVLAYDPPHRLAVTFNVNWPELIEKLGPTLVTYDIEQVGGAVRLTMSEGHDRPLSDDILSGGRSGWPAILSSLKSVLETGKPLVVKMGPPQRMLDALKAMGIKTP